One genomic window of Bartonella sp. HY038 includes the following:
- the ahcY gene encoding adenosylhomocysteinase, translated as MAANQDYVIRDIGLADFGRKELDIAETEMPGLMACREEFGASQPLRGARISGSLHMTIQTAVLIETLKALGAELRWASCNIFSTQDHAAAAIAAGGTPVFAVKGESLEEYWTYTDAIFQWSDGEPSNMILDDGGDATAYILLGARAEAGEDVLSKPESEEEEVMFAQIKKRLAASPNFFSRQRAAIKGVTEETTTGVNRLYHLEKKGLLPFPAINVNDSVTKSKFDNKYGCKESLVDGIRRGTDVMMAGKTAVVCGYGDVGKGSAASLSGAGARVKVTEVDPICALQAAMDGYEVVTLEDAAPTADIIVTTTGNKDVVRIEHMRALKDMCIVGNIGHFDNEIQVAALRNLKWTNIKPQVDMITFPDGKRILLLSEGRLLNLGNATGHPSFVMSASFTNQTLAQIELFTKGHEYDNKVYVLPKHLDEKVARLHLDRLGVKLSTLSQEQADYIGVSPKGPYKPEHYRY; from the coding sequence ATGGCTGCCAACCAAGATTATGTGATCCGCGATATCGGTCTTGCCGATTTCGGTCGCAAAGAACTCGATATTGCTGAAACTGAAATGCCAGGCCTTATGGCGTGTCGTGAAGAGTTTGGCGCTAGCCAACCATTACGCGGCGCACGCATTTCTGGCTCGCTGCATATGACCATTCAAACAGCCGTTCTTATTGAAACATTAAAGGCTCTTGGTGCTGAATTGCGCTGGGCATCATGCAATATTTTTTCAACTCAAGATCATGCGGCAGCAGCTATTGCGGCTGGTGGCACCCCTGTATTTGCGGTTAAGGGTGAATCTTTGGAAGAATATTGGACCTATACCGATGCTATTTTCCAATGGTCAGATGGTGAACCATCCAATATGATTTTGGATGATGGCGGCGATGCCACAGCCTATATTTTGCTTGGCGCACGCGCTGAAGCTGGTGAAGATGTTCTTTCAAAGCCAGAATCTGAAGAAGAAGAAGTTATGTTTGCGCAAATCAAGAAACGTCTTGCTGCAAGCCCAAATTTCTTTAGCCGTCAACGCGCTGCAATTAAGGGTGTAACCGAAGAAACCACAACAGGTGTTAACCGTCTTTATCATTTAGAAAAGAAGGGTCTTTTGCCTTTCCCTGCCATTAACGTCAATGACAGCGTAACCAAGTCAAAATTTGACAATAAATATGGCTGTAAGGAATCGTTAGTTGACGGTATTCGCCGTGGTACCGATGTGATGATGGCTGGTAAAACTGCCGTTGTTTGCGGTTATGGCGATGTTGGTAAAGGTTCTGCTGCTTCCCTTTCTGGTGCGGGCGCGCGGGTTAAAGTCACCGAAGTAGATCCAATTTGCGCATTGCAAGCAGCCATGGATGGCTATGAAGTTGTAACGCTTGAAGATGCCGCACCAACTGCTGATATTATTGTTACAACTACTGGCAATAAGGATGTTGTCCGCATCGAGCATATGCGCGCTTTAAAAGATATGTGCATTGTTGGTAATATTGGCCATTTTGATAATGAAATTCAAGTTGCCGCTTTGCGCAACCTTAAATGGACCAATATTAAGCCACAAGTTGACATGATTACTTTCCCCGATGGTAAGCGTATTCTTCTCCTATCAGAAGGGCGCTTGCTTAATCTTGGTAATGCAACCGGTCATCCTTCTTTTGTGATGTCGGCTTCATTTACCAACCAGACATTGGCACAAATTGAGCTTTTCACCAAGGGACATGAATATGACAATAAGGTTTATGTCTTGCCTAAGCATCTTGATGAAAAAGTTGCCCGTTTGCACCTTGATCGCCTTGGTGTGAAACTAAGCACCTTGTC